The genomic stretch TCAGGTCGACAACCGTCTGGACGGGGTGGCCCGGGCCCAGGTCGCCACCAATCTGGCCACCGTCTATCTGATGGATCGCCAGCCGGAGAAGGCGCTGCAAGCCATCTGGGGCTCCCGCACCACCCTGCTGCCGACCGCCGTCAACGCCGAACGCCGGGCGCTGGAGGCCCGCGCCCTGATGGATCTGGGCCGCTACGACCATGCGCTGGAAGTGCTGGACAAGGATCAGTCCGGCCCGGCGCGCGAGGTGCGCGGCGACATCTTCTGGAAACAGCAGAAATGGGCCGAGGCGGCGCCCCTCTATGAGGCCCGACTGGGCGATCGCTACAAGCAGGGAGCCACGCCCCTGACCCCGGTCGAGGAAAGCTGGCTGATCCGCGCCGGCGTCGGCTATTCGCTGACCGGCAATCGCGCGGCGCTCGACCGGCTGCGGGGCCAGTATTCGCCCTTCGTCGCGCGGGCCCGGTCGGCCAACGCCATCCGCGTGGCGCTGGACGACGATCTGTCGGGCGTGGCGGGGGTCGCCGATTTCTCGGGCCTGTCCGCCAATGCGGACACCTTCGTCGGCTGGGTCAACGCGGCCAAACAGGACTTCAGAAAAGAAACGGGCGGGAATCGCCCAGCGACTCCCGCCCGTTGATCAGCTAATCGGTCCCCGCAGGGACCGAAAAACCTTAGCCGTTGACGGCGTCCTTCAGCGGCTTGGAGACGCGGAAGCGAACGGCCTTGGAGGCGGCGATCTTGATGGTCGCGCCCGTGGCCGGGTTGCGGCCTTCGCGCTCGGCGCGGGCGGCGGTGTCGAAGACGCCCAGGTTCGAGATGCGCACGTCGCCGCCGGCCTTCAGGCTGGCGTGGATGTTCTCGACGATGGCGGTCAGCACCTTGCCGGCGTCGGCCTGCGAGACACCGGCGTCCTTGGCGACGGCGGCGATCAGTTCGGCTTGAGTGGTCATAAGAAACATTTCCAGTGTTAGTCGCCCGATTCAGGGCGAGGACTGAGGGATCAACACGGATTTCTCCCGGTATTGCAAGCCGGTAAAAGGCGCAAAGCCTTATAGGGCGGGGATTATCCGGTTCCGGACGCCCGCTGGAAGCTCTCGACCAGGCTTCCCGCGACCAGTCTCCAGCCGTCCACCAGCACGAAGAAGATCAGCTTGAAGGGCAGGGAGACCACCACCGGCGGCAGCATCATCATACCCATGGACATCAGCACGCTGGCCACCACCAAGTCGATGACAAGGAACGGAATAAAAAGAAGAAATCCGATCTCGAACGCCTTCTTCAACTCGCTGATCATAAAGGCCGGAGTGACCACCCGCAGGGGCAGGTCTTGCAGGTTGGTCGGGGCCTCGACGCGGCTCAATCGGGTGAACAGGGCCAGGTCTCCGCGGTCCACCTGGGCCAGCATGAAGGTTTTCACAGGTTCCGACGCCGCATCGAAGGCCTGGGGCAATTCCATCTGCTGATCCAGCAGCGGACGGATGCCCGAATCATAGGCGTCCTGCCAGGTCGGGGCCATGACGATGGCGCTCAGGAACAGGGCCAGGGACACCAGAACCGCGTTCGGCGGCGATTGCTGCATGCCCAGGGCCGTCCGCAACAGCGACAGAACCACGACGATTCGCACGAAGCTGGTGGTCATGATGACGATGGACGGCGCCAGCGACAGCACCGTCATCAGCCCGACCAACTGCACCACCCGCTGGGTCAGGCCTGCGCCCGTTCCCAGGTCGATGTTCAGCGACGATCCCCCCGCCGCCGCATCCTGGGCGAAGGCCGCCAGCGGCCAGGCCAGGCAGACCAGGGTGGTGAACAGCGACAGCAGGGCCGCGCGCTTCAGCTCCGACGCGGCGGGAACTCCAAACATCTTCTCCCTCCCCTTCATGGGGAGGGACGGCGAGGCGCAGCCGAGCCCGGGTGGGGCAGTCAAAGCCTCGCTCCCGCCCCTTCGGGCCCCACCCCGATCGCGACGCGATCGCCCCTCCCCATGAAGGGGAGGGAGAATGCCGGGCCCCTTCACTTGAAGATCTCCGTCTGGCGCGGCTCGATCAGCTCGCGCCCTTCACCCAGCAGGATCAGTCGCTCTTCCTCGTCGATTCGCACCAGGACCAGCCGCCGCGCGGGGTCCAGCACCAGGGTCTCGACCACCTGCATCCGCCGCTCGCCGCGCTGGGCGTTCAGCTTCGCCATCAGCTGCGGGGCATAGCGGCGCGCCGCATAGGCGGCCAGGCCGATCAGGCCCAGGGTGAAGGCCAGGCCGAAGACGGCGCGGGCGAGATCGAGGAAATTCATACGCTTGAGGCCCCGCGCTGTCGGCGCTGTTGCCTAGAGTCTTAACCAGCACGGTTAACGATCAGTTTAGATAACGGCCTGTTAACCATAGGGGCGGCATTTTCTGCCCATCGGGCGCATCCGCGCCACGGGAGATCGCCATGGGCGTCGCCGACATTCCGCTGCTGGGGCAGATCAAGGGCCGGCTGGGCTGGCTGGACGAACGCCAGCGGGTCATCGCCGAGAACGTCGCCAACGCCGATACGCCGGGCTTCGTCGGCCGCGATCTGAAACAGCCGACCGACTTCGCCGCCGCCCTGCGCTCGGGCGGGGGGCTCCAGGTGGTCCGCACGAACCGCGCCCACATCGCCCCCGCCGTCAGCGCCCCGCGCTTCGACGCGTCCAAGTCGCCGGACTCCGAGACGACCCTCGACGGCAATTCGGTCGTGGTCGAAGAGCAGATGCTGAAGATGGCCGAGAGCCGCATGGCCTATGACGCCGCCATCGGCTTCTACCAGAAATCCATGTCCATGATCCGCATGGCCGCGCGCAAGCCCGGCGCGGGCTGAAACGAAGGACTGATCCATGCCTGATCCCATCCCCCCCTCGAACAGCGCCATGGCGGTGGCGGCCTCGGCCCTCAAGGCCCAGCAGTCGCGCATGCGCGTGATCGCCGAGAATATCGCCAACGCCCAGTCCACCGCCCGCACCCCCGGCGGCGAGCCCTATCGCCGCCAGATCCCGGTCTTCCAGGCGCGCGAAGTCGATGGGGCGACCGGCGTCGTCCTGGCCGAGGTTCGGCCGGATCAGAGCGACTTCAATATGGAGTATGATCCCTCGCACCCGGCCGCGAATGAGCAGGGCTATGTGATGCGGCCCAACGTCAACACCCTGGTCGAGTCCATGGACATGCGCGAGGCGCAGCGCGCCTACGAAGCCAATCTGAACGTTATCGAGACGGCGCGGTCGATGGACAGCCGCACCCTCGACCTCATCAAACGCTGAGGGCTAGGCTATGAATCCGATGATGGCCGCCCGCGCCTACGCCGCCGTCCAGGGCTCCGCCATGCCCACGGCGGCGCAACCGCCCGCCTCCGGCGACAACGGCTTCGCCGACCTGGTCAAAAACGCCATGACCGACATGACGCAGCAGTCCAGGGCGGCCGAGACTCAGATGACCCAGTCGGTCCAGGGCAACGGCAACCTGATTGATGTCGTCACCGCCCTCAGTTCGGCCGAGGCGTCTCTGGAAACCGTGATCTCCGTCCGCGACCAGGTGATTTCCGCCTATAAGGAAATCATGGCCATGCCGATCTGATCGGCGACACGTCCTAGACGAAAGGCCGCGTCAGAGCGGTCGGCGGCTCAACGTCACCTGACTGCCGGAGGCGGCCGTCTGAAGCAGTTCGCGCGTTTCGCCCTCCAGCCTCAAAGCCGTCAGCACGCCCGTGGCGTAGGCCCCTGTGTCCAGGCCGATCCGGCGGTCGTCTGCATGAACGGCCTCGGCGGGCGTGTGGCCGTGAACCACAACCTGCTCAAAGGGGGCGGGATGGTGCAGGAAGGCCTGACGCACCCACATCAACTGCTGAGGGTCCTGACGATCCAACGGCACGCCCGGTTGAGCCCCGGCATGGGCGAAGAAATAGTCCCCCAGGGTGAAACTGTATTCCTGGGCGGCGAGAAACGCGCGCTGACGCTCGTCCACGGCCGCGTTCAGGGCCTCGCAGGCGGCGGCCCAGCCGGCGGCGTCGGTCTTGTCGAACGGCGGACTGACGCCATACGAGGCCAGGGCCTCGCGACCGCCGTAGTCGCACCAGCCCGGTCCCATGTCAGGATCGTTCAGGAAGGCTTCCATCCGATCCTCGTGATTGCCACGCAGGAAGTGCAACTCGAACATGCCGCGGCTGCGCAGGCTGGCCAGCAGGTCGATCACGCTCTTCGAGTCCGGCCCCCGGTCGATATAGTCGCCCAGGAAGATCAGCAGCTTGCGACTGGCGGGCGTGGCGTTCAGATCCGCGATCATCGCCTCGACCAGGGGCGACAGCAGGTCCAGCCGCCCGTGGATATCCCCCACCGCCCAGGCCACGGCGCCATCAGGAGCCGAGGCTCTGCGGCGCGCGGGCTCCGAAGAGCGACGGTTGAACAGTTTGGCGAACATCCCCCTTAGATCAGCAACCGCAGGGGGCTTGGCAAGCCTGTCGCCTCAGAAGAAGCGCTCGCCGATGCGGATCGTGTCGCCCGGCGCCACCTGGGTCGCCGTCGTCAGCGGATAGGCCTGCTCGCCGGTCCCGTCGGCGCGCTTGATGTAAACTTGACGGGTATTGGCCCGATAGGTGAAGCCTTCCGCCGTGGCCACCGCGTTCAGAACCGTCAGATTGTTCGTGTAGGGATATTCCCCCGGCTTGTTGACCTCGCCCAGGATATAGAAGGGGCGATAGTTCAGCACCTCGGCCGAAACGCGCGGCTCGTTGATATAGCCCTTCTTCAGGGAATCGGCGATCTCGGTTTGGAACTCGGTGATGGTCAGGCCCGCAGCCTGGACCTCGCCGATCAGGGGCATGGAGATGCGGCCGCTGCCGCCGACGATGAACTCGCCGGTCAGGCCTTCTTCGCCATAGACGTTGACGCGAACCTTGTCGGCGGCGCCCAGACGATATTCAGGCACGGTGCGGACGACGCTGGGATCCACGGGCGTATCGGCCAGCCCGGCTGCGGCCAGGGGGCTCGTGCCGCACGCGGCGACGGTGAACATCAAGGTGAGCCCCAACAGGGCCGCACTCAACCAATTCCGCATGATCGTCATCCTCGCTTCTCCCCAGCATAGCGCAAGCCGTCGGATGTTTCCAAGGCGGTGCTTGCGGCGCCGCAGCAAAGATCGGGCCGAAGATGAAAAGACGCTTAATGCGGCTGAAACCAATCTTCTACAGCCCCGCTAAACCGTACTTCTAAGGCTCATATTGATATGGCTCGGGCAGGGTGGTCCCATGAAACAGGGATCGCCCATGTCGATTGTCCGCTCGCCGCGCCACCCCGGCGTGATCGGCGCCGCCGTCTTCGCCGCCGCTGTCTTCGTTTCGGGGGCCGCCGTGGCGGGTCCCCGGCCCGCCGGTCCGGCGCGCATGCCGATCGGCGCCGTCGTTGGGGCGCCGTCCGGCTTCCTCGACTTCTGCGAACGCTCGCCCCGCGACTGCCTGGCTCCGGGCGAGCGGGTGAACCTCGCCGAGATTCGCGCTCGCGCCAATTCCCTCTATTGGGCCGGTGTTTTCGGACGCACTGAACAGGTGGCCTCCAGCCGCCCGGCCGCGACGCGCCCGGCGGCGAACGCCAACGGCTTCGACTGGAGCCGCGTCTTCCCTCAACGCGCCGCCGCCGCGCCCGCCGTTCCGGACCCCCGTCGCGAAGGTGTCGCTGTGGCGATGGAAGATGTCGCCACGCCGGCCGTCGAAGCCGGCGCCGCCCAGGGCGATGCGGCCCCGTCAGCCGAGGATTTCGGCCGCGACGTTTCGGCGCGGGTCAGGGATCTGGACCGGTCTTGGGCCCGTCCCTCCGTGGTCAAGACCGCCCCGGTCATCGCCTTGTCGGACAGTGACTGGAAGGCGATCAGCGACATCAACCGCCAGGTCAATCGCCAGATCCGCAGCGGCTCGGACGCCCGGGTCTATGGCGTCGGCGACTATTGGACGGTGCCGAACGGCGACCGCGCGCGGGGCGACTGCGAGGACTATGTCCTGGCCAAGCGCCGCGCTCTGGTTCGCGCCGGCTATCCGGTCGGCGCCCTGTCCATCTCTGTGGTCGAGACCCGCTGGGGCGAGATCCACGCCGTGCTTCTGGTGGCCACGGACCGGGGCGATTACGTCCTGGACAATCTGACCGGCCGCATCTCGCGCTGGGATCAGGCCGACTATAAGTGGCGCGAGCGTCAGGCCCCCGGCAAGACGTTCGAATGGGTCCGCATGGCGGGCTGAGTCCGCTTTCCGGAAGATTTCGCGCTCCCGTCCTGATACACTTGCGCCTAGCACTGGGTCGAAACGGCACAGGGCGGCGTGGCGCCTCAAGGTTCATCACTCTCCAGGCGACGTCGCCATCGCGGCGCCGCACTTGCTGTGTGAACTGATCGGACGCCCCGCGCGGCCCGCGTCCCCTCTGCCGGAGCAAGAATGACTTTCGACCGCGACACGCCTCCCACGCCGCCGCCCTTCGCTGGACCGCGCAGCCCACGCGGACCGGTCAAGCCAAACGGACCGCGCCGGTTGCGACTGCGGTTCCGGCGGATTCACGTCATCGGCGTCGCGCTTCTGGTTCTGGCGTTGGCGATCGTCGCTGTGGTCGTGATCCGATCCCAGGGCGTCGCAGGCGGCGCGCGCCCCGGCGCTCGACAGACGGCCCTGGCGCAGGCGCCGGCCGGCATGCAGCAGATGGTGGACACCACCCTGGCCCCGGATGACATCCGCCCCATCACCCCGGACGAGGCGCGGGCCTTCAACGCCGCCCTGCCGTTCTCGACCCTGCCCATCCTTTCGGCCAAGCCCTTCATCATGCCGGCCGACAAGCTGGAGGACTATGCGCGTGCGCTCGATTGCCTGACCGCCGCCGTCTATTATGAGGCGGGCGGCGAGACGGCCCTGGGGCAGGCGGCGGTGGCCCAGGTGGTGGTCAACCGCATGCGGCACCCGGCCTATCCCAAGACGATCTGCGGCGTGGTCTTCCAGGGCTCGGAACGCGCCACGGGGTGCCAGTTCAGCTTCACCTGCGACGGCGCCATGACCCGTCCGCCTTCGCCCGAGGGCTGGGCGCGCGCCCGTCTGGCCGCCGGCGGCGCCCTGAACGGCTTCGTCGCCCCCGGCGTCGGCATGGCGACCCATTATCACACCGACTGGGTCGCGCCCTATTGGGCCGAGCGTCTGGTCAAGATGCGCCAGATCGGAACCCATATTTTCTACCGCTGGGGCGGGGGCTGGGGCCTGCCGCCCGCCTTCACCGGCCGTCACGCGGGCGTCGAGCCGACGATTGCGAAGATGGCGCTGGTCGCCACGCCGATCGACCCGCTGGAGCTGGACGATCCCTTGCTCGCGCCGCCGCCGCCTGTTGTGGTCGCCATGGCGCCCCCGCCAGCACTGCCCTCAATCGCGGCGCCGCCTGTTCAGGCCCCGGTCACGCCAAAGCCTGCGATAGCGCCGGTCTCCAGCGCTCCGCCCCCGCCGACGGCGGCGACGGCCCGCCCGACCGTGGAGAATCCGCTGACGACCACGCCGGGCGAATCTCAGTCTCGCCGCCGCTCCCGGATCGCCGCACCGTCCTAAAGCGGCGCGGACTGCGCCAAGCCTGCGGTCAAGGTGGCGGCCAGGTCGCGGGCCTGGCCCCGCAGGTCGGGGACCGCCGTCATTTCCCAGAAGGCGCCGCGCGTCATCGGTCCTATGGCGTAAAGGCCCGCCGCCGGTTCGCCGGCGGCGTTTGTCAGCCGCCCCGCCTCATCGACCTCCAGGCCCAGGCCCAGGGGATCGGGCCGGCCATATCCCTTGGCCAACAGGTCGCGGATGACCGGCTCGGCGCTATGCTGGATCACCCCCAGGGGGCCGGTGCAGTTGATCACCAGATCGAACCGGTCGCGGATTGGCCGCCGACGATGGCGCGGACGCCAGGACGCCTCGACCGTCCCGCCGTCGAGCACCGCGCCGGTCAGCTTGCCCGCCAGCACCGTCAGTTCGCCCGAGGCCAACAGGGACGCGATCTCTCGCGCCGTTCCCGGCGACATCCGGTGACGATGCACGTCCCATACGGGGCGCAGGTGGCGCAGGAAGCGTCGCTTCTGCTCAGGCGTCCAGCCGCGCCACAAGATTCGCGCGTTCTGTCTCAGCCGGTCGAACACCGCCCGCCAGTCGTGGGTCCGGGTCGCGTCCCGCACCTGGCCCAGAACCTCGGCGGGGCCGCCCGAGAATTCGCCAGAGAAGGG from Brevundimonas sp. SL130 encodes the following:
- a CDS encoding HU family DNA-binding protein, whose product is MTTQAELIAAVAKDAGVSQADAGKVLTAIVENIHASLKAGGDVRISNLGVFDTAARAEREGRNPATGATIKIAASKAVRFRVSKPLKDAVNG
- the fliP gene encoding flagellar type III secretion system pore protein FliP (The bacterial flagellar biogenesis protein FliP forms a type III secretion system (T3SS)-type pore required for flagellar assembly.); amino-acid sequence: MKGREKMFGVPAASELKRAALLSLFTTLVCLAWPLAAFAQDAAAGGSSLNIDLGTGAGLTQRVVQLVGLMTVLSLAPSIVIMTTSFVRIVVVLSLLRTALGMQQSPPNAVLVSLALFLSAIVMAPTWQDAYDSGIRPLLDQQMELPQAFDAASEPVKTFMLAQVDRGDLALFTRLSRVEAPTNLQDLPLRVVTPAFMISELKKAFEIGFLLFIPFLVIDLVVASVLMSMGMMMLPPVVVSLPFKLIFFVLVDGWRLVAGSLVESFQRASGTG
- a CDS encoding flagellar biosynthetic protein FliO, coding for MNFLDLARAVFGLAFTLGLIGLAAYAARRYAPQLMAKLNAQRGERRMQVVETLVLDPARRLVLVRIDEEERLILLGEGRELIEPRQTEIFK
- the flgB gene encoding flagellar basal body rod protein FlgB, with the translated sequence MGVADIPLLGQIKGRLGWLDERQRVIAENVANADTPGFVGRDLKQPTDFAAALRSGGGLQVVRTNRAHIAPAVSAPRFDASKSPDSETTLDGNSVVVEEQMLKMAESRMAYDAAIGFYQKSMSMIRMAARKPGAG
- the flgC gene encoding flagellar basal body rod protein FlgC, with translation MPDPIPPSNSAMAVAASALKAQQSRMRVIAENIANAQSTARTPGGEPYRRQIPVFQAREVDGATGVVLAEVRPDQSDFNMEYDPSHPAANEQGYVMRPNVNTLVESMDMREAQRAYEANLNVIETARSMDSRTLDLIKR
- the fliE gene encoding flagellar hook-basal body complex protein FliE, producing MNPMMAARAYAAVQGSAMPTAAQPPASGDNGFADLVKNAMTDMTQQSRAAETQMTQSVQGNGNLIDVVTALSSAEASLETVISVRDQVISAYKEIMAMPI
- a CDS encoding metallophosphoesterase family protein, encoding MFAKLFNRRSSEPARRRASAPDGAVAWAVGDIHGRLDLLSPLVEAMIADLNATPASRKLLIFLGDYIDRGPDSKSVIDLLASLRSRGMFELHFLRGNHEDRMEAFLNDPDMGPGWCDYGGREALASYGVSPPFDKTDAAGWAAACEALNAAVDERQRAFLAAQEYSFTLGDYFFAHAGAQPGVPLDRQDPQQLMWVRQAFLHHPAPFEQVVVHGHTPAEAVHADDRRIGLDTGAYATGVLTALRLEGETRELLQTAASGSQVTLSRRPL
- a CDS encoding polysaccharide biosynthesis/export family protein; the protein is MRNWLSAALLGLTLMFTVAACGTSPLAAAGLADTPVDPSVVRTVPEYRLGAADKVRVNVYGEEGLTGEFIVGGSGRISMPLIGEVQAAGLTITEFQTEIADSLKKGYINEPRVSAEVLNYRPFYILGEVNKPGEYPYTNNLTVLNAVATAEGFTYRANTRQVYIKRADGTGEQAYPLTTATQVAPGDTIRIGERFF
- a CDS encoding transglutaminase-like cysteine peptidase, producing the protein MSIVRSPRHPGVIGAAVFAAAVFVSGAAVAGPRPAGPARMPIGAVVGAPSGFLDFCERSPRDCLAPGERVNLAEIRARANSLYWAGVFGRTEQVASSRPAATRPAANANGFDWSRVFPQRAAAAPAVPDPRREGVAVAMEDVATPAVEAGAAQGDAAPSAEDFGRDVSARVRDLDRSWARPSVVKTAPVIALSDSDWKAISDINRQVNRQIRSGSDARVYGVGDYWTVPNGDRARGDCEDYVLAKRRALVRAGYPVGALSISVVETRWGEIHAVLLVATDRGDYVLDNLTGRISRWDQADYKWRERQAPGKTFEWVRMAG
- a CDS encoding cell wall hydrolase; amino-acid sequence: MTFDRDTPPTPPPFAGPRSPRGPVKPNGPRRLRLRFRRIHVIGVALLVLALAIVAVVVIRSQGVAGGARPGARQTALAQAPAGMQQMVDTTLAPDDIRPITPDEARAFNAALPFSTLPILSAKPFIMPADKLEDYARALDCLTAAVYYEAGGETALGQAAVAQVVVNRMRHPAYPKTICGVVFQGSERATGCQFSFTCDGAMTRPPSPEGWARARLAAGGALNGFVAPGVGMATHYHTDWVAPYWAERLVKMRQIGTHIFYRWGGGWGLPPAFTGRHAGVEPTIAKMALVATPIDPLELDDPLLAPPPPVVVAMAPPPALPSIAAPPVQAPVTPKPAIAPVSSAPPPPTAATARPTVENPLTTTPGESQSRRRSRIAAPS